From Hymenobacter sedentarius, a single genomic window includes:
- the trpD gene encoding anthranilate phosphoribosyltransferase, translating to MKQILNKLFDHQPLTHAEAHAAMRQLGEGGANAAETAAFLAVYRMRPITVAELAGFRQALLDLSRDPELGTNEVLDIVGTGGDGKNTLNISTLACFVVAGAGVKVAKHGNFGVSSVSGASNVLAHHGYDFEASSDQLRRQLDKAGICFLHAPAFHPAMRHAGPVRRELGLRTFFNILGPLVNPARPAAQLLGVFNLELQRVYHYLMQPTGTRYAVVHALDGYDELALTGPAKVVSSFEGERLLTPDTLGLATCTTTDLAGGSTAAAAAELFKQVLDGNNTPAQRNVVTANAALALQCARPGLSWEDSLAQSRESLDSGAAKRAFETMLSIK from the coding sequence TTGAAACAGATTCTCAACAAGCTTTTTGACCACCAGCCGCTGACGCACGCCGAGGCCCATGCTGCCATGCGCCAGCTGGGCGAAGGCGGGGCTAATGCCGCTGAAACCGCCGCGTTTCTGGCGGTGTACCGCATGCGGCCTATCACGGTGGCCGAGCTGGCCGGCTTCCGGCAAGCCCTGCTCGACTTGAGCCGGGACCCGGAGCTGGGCACCAACGAAGTGCTCGACATTGTGGGCACGGGTGGCGACGGCAAAAACACGCTCAATATTTCCACGCTGGCCTGCTTCGTGGTGGCTGGGGCGGGGGTGAAGGTGGCCAAGCACGGCAACTTTGGCGTGTCGTCGGTCTCGGGGGCCTCCAATGTACTGGCGCATCATGGCTATGATTTCGAAGCCAGCTCCGACCAGTTGCGGCGGCAGCTGGACAAAGCCGGCATCTGTTTTTTGCACGCGCCGGCTTTCCATCCGGCCATGCGGCATGCTGGGCCGGTGCGCCGCGAGTTGGGCTTGCGTACGTTCTTCAACATCCTGGGCCCGCTGGTGAACCCCGCCCGCCCCGCGGCACAGCTGCTGGGCGTGTTCAACCTGGAGCTGCAGCGCGTGTACCACTACCTGATGCAGCCCACCGGCACCCGCTACGCCGTGGTGCACGCCCTGGACGGCTACGACGAGCTGGCCCTCACCGGCCCGGCCAAGGTGGTGTCGTCGTTTGAGGGAGAGCGGCTGCTGACTCCCGACACGCTGGGCCTGGCCACCTGCACCACCACCGACCTGGCCGGCGGCAGCACCGCCGCCGCGGCCGCCGAGCTGTTCAAGCAGGTGCTGGATGGCAACAACACCCCCGCCCAGCGCAATGTGGTGACGGCCAACGCCGCACTCGCCCTGCAGTGCGCTCGCCCCGGCCTGAGCTGGGAAGATTCCCTAGCCCAAAGCCGTGAATCTTTGGATTCCGGGGCCGCGAAGCGCGCGTTCGAAACCATGCTCAGTATTAAATAA
- the trpB gene encoding tryptophan synthase subunit beta, translating into MTPSYQQPTARGYYGEFGGAFIPEMLYPNVEELRTRYLDILADPDFQAELQQLLRDYVGRPTPLFEAKRLSERYGTRVFLKREDLCHTGAHKINNTVGQILLAKRLGKTRIIAETGAGQHGVATATVCALMGLPCVVYMGAIDIERQAPNVARMRLLGAEVRRAESGSQTLKDATNEAIRDWISNPVDTHYIIGSVVGPHPYPDLVARLQAVISEEMRAQLLEKTGSELPNFVVACVGGGSNAAGAFYHFLDEPAVRLIAVEAAGHGINSGHSAATSVLGTPGIIHGSRTLLMQDEHGQITEPYSLSAGLDYPGIGPLHAHLGASGRAQFVSITDDEALKAVSELSRLEGIIPALETAHALAALGQIGAGPNDVVVVNLSGRGDKDLETYLKNMDKLV; encoded by the coding sequence ATGACCCCATCCTATCAGCAACCCACGGCCCGCGGCTACTACGGCGAATTCGGCGGCGCATTTATCCCCGAAATGCTCTACCCCAACGTGGAGGAGCTGCGCACGCGCTACCTGGACATCCTGGCCGACCCGGATTTTCAAGCGGAGTTGCAGCAGCTGTTGCGTGACTACGTGGGCCGGCCCACGCCGCTGTTCGAAGCCAAGCGCTTGTCGGAACGCTACGGCACGCGGGTGTTTCTTAAACGTGAGGACCTGTGCCACACCGGTGCCCACAAAATCAACAACACGGTGGGGCAGATTTTGCTGGCCAAGCGCCTGGGCAAAACGCGCATCATTGCCGAAACAGGCGCCGGGCAGCACGGCGTGGCCACGGCCACCGTCTGCGCCCTGATGGGCCTGCCCTGCGTGGTATACATGGGGGCCATCGACATTGAGCGCCAGGCGCCCAACGTAGCCCGAATGCGCCTGCTTGGGGCCGAAGTGCGGCGGGCCGAAAGCGGCAGCCAAACCCTAAAAGATGCCACCAACGAGGCCATCCGCGACTGGATTTCTAACCCCGTCGACACGCACTACATCATCGGTTCAGTGGTAGGGCCACACCCGTACCCCGATTTGGTGGCACGCCTGCAAGCTGTTATCAGCGAAGAAATGCGGGCCCAGCTGCTGGAGAAAACCGGCTCTGAGCTGCCCAATTTTGTGGTGGCCTGCGTGGGCGGTGGCTCTAATGCGGCGGGCGCCTTCTACCATTTCTTGGACGAACCTGCCGTGCGCCTGATTGCGGTGGAAGCAGCCGGTCACGGCATCAATTCTGGGCACTCAGCAGCTACATCTGTGCTGGGCACGCCGGGTATTATCCACGGCAGCCGCACGTTGCTGATGCAGGACGAGCACGGCCAAATCACGGAGCCTTACTCGCTGAGCGCCGGCCTCGATTACCCGGGCATCGGGCCGCTGCACGCTCACCTGGGCGCTTCGGGCCGGGCCCAGTTCGTTTCCATCACCGACGACGAAGCACTGAAGGCAGTGAGTGAATTGAGCCGTTTGGAAGGCATCATCCCCGCGCTAGAAACCGCGCACGCGCTGGCGGCTCTCGGCCAGATTGGGGCCGGCCCCAACGACGTGGTGGTGGTAAACCTCTCCGGCCGCGGCGACAAGGACCTGGAAACCTACCTCAAGAACATGGACAAGCTGGTGTAG
- a CDS encoding dienelactone hydrolase family protein encodes MKKLLTLGAALLSITFSASAQQIASCCAKPAGNLSASATEAFAMLAADKDFSGGHDAPLPFVFTGEGKDITFKTPDGATGRGYEIKSATPSNKYLFVIHEWWGLNDYIKKEAATFAKELPGVNVIAVDLYDGKVATTPEEAGKYMGEVKTERAVSILKGAQLYAGPKAQFASIGWCFGGGWSLQQALLGGKQTVGCVMYYGMPEKDVAKLKTLNSDVLGIFASQDKWINPEVVSQFKKDMAAAGKKVTVYSYDADHAFANPSNPKFNKEFAAKAHSQALAYLRTKFKVKAS; translated from the coding sequence ATGAAAAAACTACTTACCCTCGGCGCGGCCCTGCTCAGCATCACCTTCTCCGCTTCGGCCCAACAAATAGCCAGCTGCTGCGCCAAGCCGGCCGGCAACCTCTCGGCCTCGGCCACGGAGGCCTTCGCCATGCTGGCCGCCGACAAAGACTTCTCGGGTGGCCACGATGCGCCTCTGCCCTTCGTGTTCACCGGCGAAGGCAAGGATATTACCTTCAAAACCCCCGACGGCGCCACTGGCCGCGGCTACGAAATCAAAAGTGCCACGCCCAGCAACAAGTACCTGTTCGTGATTCACGAGTGGTGGGGTCTGAACGACTACATTAAGAAGGAAGCCGCTACCTTCGCCAAGGAGTTGCCCGGCGTCAACGTCATCGCCGTGGACCTCTACGATGGCAAAGTGGCTACCACGCCCGAAGAAGCCGGCAAATACATGGGCGAGGTGAAAACCGAGCGCGCCGTGTCCATCCTCAAAGGCGCGCAGCTGTACGCCGGCCCCAAGGCGCAGTTTGCCAGCATCGGCTGGTGCTTCGGTGGCGGCTGGAGCTTGCAGCAAGCCCTGCTCGGCGGCAAGCAAACGGTGGGCTGCGTGATGTACTACGGCATGCCCGAAAAGGACGTGGCCAAGCTCAAGACCCTGAACTCGGACGTGCTGGGCATTTTCGCCAGCCAGGACAAGTGGATAAACCCCGAGGTAGTGAGCCAGTTCAAGAAAGACATGGCCGCCGCCGGCAAAAAAGTAACGGTGTACAGCTACGATGCCGACCACGCCTTCGCCAACCCCTCCAACCCCAAGTTCAACAAGGAGTTTGCCGCCAAGGCCCACAGCCAGGCGCTGGCTTACCTGCGCACCAAATTCAAGGTAAAAGCCTCGTAA
- the trpA gene encoding tryptophan synthase subunit alpha, giving the protein MDRIKQAFASKQNLLNMYYTAGYPSLHDTLPLAKALVSAGADILEIGMPFSDPLADGPVIQRSSSAALANGMNLPVLFGQLQELRAAIPETPVLLMGYLNPVLQFGMEAFLKKAAEVGVDGLILPDLPLDEYEEMYHPMFQKYGLKAVFLITPQTSEARIRRLDALSDAFLYLVSGPGTTGGTTLPDVEAQKEYFERIAAMNLKTPRLIGFGIADKTGFDRACGHADGAIIGSALIRALEDTDDAPATAARFVQAIKQA; this is encoded by the coding sequence ATGGACCGAATTAAACAAGCCTTCGCGAGCAAGCAAAACCTGCTCAACATGTACTACACGGCCGGCTACCCTAGCCTTCACGACACGCTGCCGCTCGCCAAAGCGTTGGTATCTGCCGGCGCCGACATCCTAGAAATCGGCATGCCGTTTTCTGACCCGCTGGCTGACGGCCCCGTCATTCAGCGCAGCAGTTCGGCGGCCTTGGCCAATGGCATGAACCTTCCCGTGCTGTTTGGGCAACTACAGGAGTTGCGCGCCGCCATTCCCGAAACGCCGGTGCTGCTCATGGGCTACCTCAACCCGGTGCTGCAGTTTGGCATGGAAGCCTTCCTGAAAAAAGCCGCTGAAGTGGGTGTCGATGGCCTAATTCTGCCGGATTTGCCACTGGACGAATACGAGGAGATGTATCACCCGATGTTTCAGAAATACGGCTTGAAGGCAGTGTTCCTGATTACGCCGCAGACCTCGGAAGCGCGCATTCGCCGGCTCGATGCCTTGTCGGATGCGTTTCTCTACCTCGTGTCGGGGCCCGGCACCACCGGCGGCACCACGCTGCCCGATGTAGAGGCGCAGAAGGAATACTTTGAGCGCATCGCCGCCATGAACCTCAAGACCCCGCGGCTCATCGGATTCGGCATCGCCGACAAAACCGGCTTTGACCGTGCCTGCGGCCACGCCGACGGCGCCATTATCGGCTCCGCCCTCATCCGCGCGCTAGAAGACACCGACGATGCACCCGCCACGGCTGCCCGATTCGTGCAAGCCATCAAGCAGGCGTAA
- a CDS encoding phosphoribosylanthranilate isomerase, with translation MKTPRHLPADVAKAAGLPEASARPQASAQPATPARLLVKVCGMRDAAALAEVAVLTPDFLGFIFAPASPRFVGEALAPELVQALPASIWKVGVFVNETTETIVTTAERFGLAAVQLHGQETPAQCEELSEAGLLVMKAFSVGKAVDFTALLPYVPHCDFFLFDTKGAAPGGNGAVFDWDLLKSYNLPVPYFLAGGLGLEHAPELADLRLPGLVGVDLNSGFETAPGVKDATRVGQMLKALRPIVT, from the coding sequence ATGAAAACGCCCCGCCACTTACCCGCTGATGTTGCTAAGGCTGCCGGCCTTCCCGAAGCCAGCGCACGGCCGCAGGCCTCAGCCCAACCGGCAACCCCGGCGCGGCTGCTGGTGAAGGTGTGCGGAATGCGGGACGCCGCGGCGCTCGCTGAGGTTGCGGTGTTGACTCCGGATTTTCTGGGCTTCATTTTTGCCCCAGCATCGCCGCGTTTTGTAGGCGAGGCGCTTGCCCCGGAATTGGTGCAAGCCTTGCCCGCCAGCATCTGGAAAGTAGGCGTGTTTGTGAACGAAACAACTGAAACCATCGTCACCACTGCCGAGCGTTTTGGGCTGGCTGCGGTGCAGTTGCACGGCCAGGAGACGCCCGCGCAGTGCGAAGAATTAAGCGAAGCTGGCCTGCTGGTGATGAAGGCTTTCTCGGTGGGCAAAGCGGTTGACTTTACCGCGCTGTTGCCTTACGTGCCGCATTGCGACTTCTTTCTTTTTGATACCAAAGGCGCGGCCCCGGGCGGCAATGGCGCCGTTTTCGACTGGGACTTGTTGAAGAGCTACAACCTGCCTGTGCCGTATTTCTTGGCCGGTGGGTTGGGCCTGGAACACGCCCCTGAACTAGCGGACCTTCGCCTCCCGGGTTTGGTGGGCGTTGATTTGAATAGCGGCTTTGAAACCGCACCGGGCGTGAAAGACGCCACCCGGGTTGGGCAGATGCTGAAAGCGTTGCGGCCTATAGTGACTTAA
- a CDS encoding anthranilate synthase component I family protein: MSYQLTTRHRRLLADTVTPVGLYLRLRDQYSNCLLLESADYHGQQNAFSYLVCEPLGTFELRRGGELRQSFPDGRATSEQLSQPRQALAELRVFAAAFTPDEAAAKMPFISTGLFGYMGYEAVQSFEDVTFDADKVPAGDVPLIRYGVYRYVIAFNHFRQELYLFEHGVTGQPAEADGLDRLENLVRNPSVPVFNFATVGEEASNQTDTEFLARLTQGQAHCLRGDVFQIVLSRRFQQSFSGDEFNVYRALRSINPSPYLFYFDYGDYKIFGSSPEAQVLVQGREASLYPIAGTYRRTGDDAADAAAAQRLAADPKENAEHVMLVDLARNDLARHGSQVQVRTLREIQFYSHVIHLVSHVTAELDEGTDTLQVVADTFPAGTLSGAPKHRALQLIDGLEPTARGYYGGCIGHLGFDGNFNHAIMIRSFLSTGNQLYFQAGAGVVAASSVQSELEEVHHKLGALRAALRAATDVQ; the protein is encoded by the coding sequence GTGTCTTACCAGCTCACCACCCGCCACCGCCGCCTTCTGGCCGATACCGTAACGCCGGTGGGCCTGTACCTGCGCCTGCGCGACCAGTACTCCAACTGCCTGCTGCTAGAAAGCGCCGACTACCACGGCCAGCAAAACGCCTTTAGCTACCTGGTGTGCGAGCCATTGGGCACGTTTGAGCTGCGGCGCGGTGGCGAGCTGCGCCAGTCGTTTCCGGACGGGCGCGCTACCAGCGAGCAATTGAGCCAACCCCGCCAAGCCCTGGCCGAACTGCGGGTGTTTGCGGCCGCATTTACCCCCGATGAAGCCGCTGCCAAGATGCCCTTCATCAGCACCGGGCTGTTTGGCTACATGGGCTACGAGGCCGTGCAGAGCTTCGAGGACGTGACGTTTGACGCGGACAAGGTGCCGGCCGGCGATGTGCCGCTGATTCGCTACGGCGTGTACCGCTACGTCATCGCTTTCAACCACTTCCGGCAGGAGCTCTACTTGTTTGAGCACGGCGTAACCGGCCAACCAGCCGAAGCCGACGGCCTCGACCGCCTTGAAAACTTGGTGCGCAACCCCAGCGTGCCGGTGTTCAACTTTGCCACGGTGGGAGAGGAGGCCAGCAACCAAACCGACACCGAGTTTCTGGCGCGCCTGACGCAAGGCCAGGCCCACTGCCTGCGCGGCGACGTGTTTCAGATTGTGCTCTCGCGGCGGTTTCAGCAAAGTTTTTCCGGCGATGAGTTCAACGTGTACCGCGCGCTGCGTTCCATCAATCCTTCGCCGTACCTGTTCTACTTCGATTACGGCGACTACAAAATCTTCGGCTCCTCGCCCGAGGCCCAGGTGCTGGTGCAGGGCCGCGAAGCCAGCCTGTACCCCATTGCCGGAACGTACCGCCGCACCGGCGACGACGCCGCTGATGCGGCCGCCGCCCAGCGCCTGGCCGCCGACCCCAAGGAAAACGCCGAGCACGTGATGCTGGTGGACCTGGCCCGCAACGACTTGGCCCGCCACGGCAGCCAGGTGCAAGTGCGCACGCTGCGCGAAATCCAGTTTTACTCGCACGTCATTCACCTAGTGAGCCACGTCACGGCCGAACTGGATGAAGGCACCGACACGCTGCAAGTGGTGGCCGACACTTTCCCGGCCGGCACGCTCTCCGGCGCGCCCAAGCACCGCGCTTTACAACTCATTGACGGCCTCGAGCCCACGGCCCGCGGCTACTATGGCGGTTGCATCGGCCACTTGGGCTTCGATGGCAACTTCAACCACGCCATCATGATTCGCTCGTTTTTGAGCACTGGCAATCAGCTTTATTTCCAGGCCGGTGCCGGCGTGGTAGCCGCCTCGAGTGTTCAGTCGGAACTAGAAGAGGTGCACCACAAGTTGGGCGCGCTCCGGGCTGCTCTCCGCGCCGCCACCGATGTTCAATAG
- a CDS encoding anthranilate synthase component II — protein MKILVLDNYDSFTYNLVHLLRELGHGANLTVTRNDQLPLEAVEAYDAIMLSPGPGIPAEAGLMPQIIKTYAPTKRILGVCLGHQGLAESFGATLYNMPAVLHGVANEAEVTAPDERLFAGLPPRFQVGRYHSWAVRPETMPAELETTARDANGEVLAFRHRQYDVRGVQFHPESILTEHGAKMLENWLS, from the coding sequence ATGAAAATCCTCGTTCTCGATAACTACGACTCCTTCACCTACAACCTGGTGCACCTGCTGCGGGAGCTTGGCCACGGCGCCAACCTCACCGTAACGCGCAACGACCAGCTGCCCCTCGAAGCGGTGGAGGCCTACGATGCCATCATGCTGTCGCCCGGTCCCGGCATTCCGGCCGAAGCGGGACTGATGCCTCAAATCATTAAAACCTACGCGCCCACTAAACGCATTTTGGGCGTGTGCCTGGGCCACCAGGGCCTGGCTGAAAGCTTCGGTGCGACGCTCTACAACATGCCCGCCGTGCTCCACGGCGTTGCCAACGAAGCCGAGGTAACGGCGCCCGACGAGCGGCTTTTTGCCGGTCTGCCGCCCCGTTTTCAGGTAGGCCGCTACCACTCCTGGGCCGTGCGTCCCGAAACCATGCCCGCGGAGTTGGAAACCACGGCCCGCGACGCCAACGGCGAAGTGCTGGCCTTCCGTCACCGGCAATATGATGTGCGCGGCGTGCAGTTCCACCCCGAAAGCATCCTCACCGAGCACGGCGCCAAAATGCTGGAAAACTGGTTGAGCTAA
- a CDS encoding DUF962 domain-containing protein, translating into MASLSALLSEYGESHQNPTNKLVHWVCVPLIMFSLLGLLWAVPVPAAIQRISPWLNWGTLVMVLALAYYVRLSGRLALGMVLVWVAMAGTLHLVAELAILPLWAVCLIIFALTWVGQFWGHKVEGKKPSFLKDLQFLLIGPLWLLHFVYRRLGWSY; encoded by the coding sequence ATGGCCTCGCTCTCTGCCCTCTTGTCCGAATACGGTGAAAGCCATCAAAACCCGACCAACAAGCTGGTGCACTGGGTGTGCGTGCCGCTTATCATGTTTTCGCTGCTGGGCCTGCTTTGGGCCGTGCCGGTGCCGGCGGCCATTCAGCGCATCAGTCCCTGGCTCAATTGGGGTACGCTGGTGATGGTGCTGGCCCTCGCCTACTACGTGCGCCTGAGCGGCCGGCTGGCCCTGGGCATGGTGCTGGTGTGGGTAGCCATGGCCGGCACCCTGCACTTGGTGGCCGAATTGGCCATACTGCCGCTGTGGGCCGTTTGCCTCATCATTTTTGCGCTGACTTGGGTGGGTCAGTTCTGGGGCCACAAGGTAGAAGGCAAGAAGCCCAGCTTCCTCAAAGACCTGCAGTTTCTGCTGATTGGGCCACTCTGGCTGCTACACTTCGTGTACCGCCGCCTGGGCTGGAGTTACTAA
- the aroF gene encoding 3-deoxy-7-phosphoheptulonate synthase: MIIQLEKTAQVPAITEHLKQQGYKTTEVTTQHAHYLVAIGKKDFDIRTIGQLPGVRDVHRVSDDYKLVSRKWRVKPTVLDLGDGVTIGEGTLALCAGPCSIESEAQMEKVMTHLLENGVRLMRGGVFKPRSSPYSFRGLGMDGLKLFHSMARARGIKIVTEVMQVSQVEEMHDYVDVFQVGARNTQNFNLLDALGGVDKPVMIKRGISGTIEELLSSAEYVFSGGNEKLILCERGIRTFETASRNTLDLNAVPILKEKSHLPVIVDPSHGIGIRDYVPAMALAGVLAGADGIVYETHETPETAASDGQQTLNFDESAKLVRNLRRVFALRGELE; this comes from the coding sequence GTGATAATTCAACTTGAGAAAACTGCCCAAGTGCCGGCCATTACCGAGCACCTGAAGCAGCAGGGCTACAAAACCACCGAAGTCACTACCCAGCACGCGCACTACCTGGTGGCCATTGGGAAGAAGGACTTCGACATCCGCACCATCGGCCAGCTGCCCGGCGTGCGCGACGTGCACCGCGTGTCAGACGACTACAAGCTGGTGAGCCGCAAGTGGCGCGTAAAGCCCACCGTGCTCGACCTCGGCGACGGCGTGACGATAGGCGAGGGCACCCTGGCGTTGTGCGCCGGCCCCTGCAGCATCGAGAGCGAAGCCCAGATGGAAAAAGTGATGACGCACCTGCTCGAAAACGGCGTGCGGCTGATGCGCGGCGGCGTGTTCAAGCCCCGCTCTTCGCCTTACTCGTTCCGCGGCCTGGGCATGGACGGACTGAAGCTGTTCCATAGCATGGCCCGCGCGCGCGGCATCAAAATCGTGACCGAGGTGATGCAGGTTTCGCAAGTCGAGGAGATGCACGACTACGTGGACGTGTTCCAGGTGGGCGCCCGCAACACCCAGAACTTCAACTTGCTTGATGCGCTGGGCGGGGTAGACAAGCCGGTGATGATAAAGCGCGGCATCTCGGGCACCATCGAGGAGCTGCTTTCTTCGGCCGAATATGTGTTTTCGGGGGGCAATGAGAAGCTGATTCTCTGCGAGCGGGGCATTCGCACGTTTGAAACAGCCAGCCGCAATACCCTTGATTTGAACGCCGTGCCAATCCTGAAAGAGAAGAGCCACTTGCCGGTAATCGTGGACCCTTCGCACGGCATTGGCATTCGGGACTATGTGCCCGCTATGGCCCTTGCGGGCGTGCTGGCCGGCGCTGACGGCATCGTGTACGAAACCCACGAAACGCCCGAAACCGCGGCGTCGGACGGGCAGCAGACACTGAACTTCGACGAGTCGGCCAAGCTGGTGCGAAACCTGCGGCGCGTGTTTGCCTTGCGCGGGGAGCTCGAATAG
- the trpC gene encoding indole-3-glycerol phosphate synthase TrpC, which translates to MSQPTILQTIVAHKRKEVATRRELVPVKLLESSLYFNSQPVSLRQYLLRDNGSGLIAEFKRKSPSKGWINQYAPVERTTLGYMQAGAAALSILTDTEFFGGKNEDLTTARRFNFCPILRKDFVVNEYQVLEAKSIGADAVLLIAAVLTPEEINTLGSLAKSLGLEVLLEVHDGEELARSANADAVDLVGVNNRNLHDFSLSLDTSLELAAAIPNEFVKVSESGISSAAAIGQLREVGYRGFLLGEAFMRNARPERACAALVQEIAALPKPAAVS; encoded by the coding sequence ATGTCTCAGCCCACTATTCTTCAAACCATCGTCGCGCACAAGCGGAAAGAGGTGGCCACCCGCCGCGAGCTGGTGCCCGTCAAGCTGCTTGAAAGCAGCTTGTACTTCAACTCGCAGCCCGTGTCGCTGCGCCAGTATTTGCTCCGCGATAACGGCAGCGGCCTCATCGCCGAATTCAAGCGCAAGTCGCCCTCCAAGGGCTGGATAAACCAGTACGCGCCGGTGGAACGCACCACGTTGGGTTACATGCAGGCCGGCGCCGCCGCGCTGTCCATTCTCACCGATACCGAATTTTTCGGTGGTAAAAACGAGGACCTGACCACCGCCCGCCGCTTCAATTTCTGCCCCATCCTACGCAAGGATTTTGTGGTGAACGAATACCAGGTTCTGGAAGCCAAAAGCATCGGGGCCGATGCCGTGTTGCTGATAGCCGCCGTGCTCACGCCCGAAGAAATCAACACGCTGGGTAGCCTGGCCAAGTCGCTGGGTCTGGAAGTGCTGCTGGAAGTACATGATGGCGAAGAGTTGGCCCGCTCGGCCAATGCCGACGCCGTGGATTTGGTTGGCGTGAATAACCGCAACCTGCACGATTTTAGCCTGAGCCTGGATACCTCGCTGGAGCTGGCGGCGGCCATCCCGAACGAGTTTGTGAAGGTGTCGGAAAGCGGCATTTCCAGTGCGGCGGCCATCGGCCAGCTCCGCGAAGTGGGCTACCGCGGCTTCCTGCTCGGGGAGGCCTTTATGCGCAACGCCCGCCCAGAGCGCGCTTGCGCCGCCCTCGTGCAGGAGATTGCTGCATTGCCCAAACCGGCTGCTGTTTCCTAG
- a CDS encoding alpha/beta hydrolase yields MIIKALLTSSLVLGLSPVFAQAILKITKVPATTPASDTLFVAGSFNNWNPHNPRFALKKNADGTYQISLPLSAGPAEYKFTRGSWAAVEVDDKNQQIANRKADLSSAREVTHQVLAWDDQSGAAAKPKVHTASPRVRVLANSFVIPQLSRQRRVWVYLPADYAQKPSQRYPVLYMHDGQNVFDDATSFGGEWGVDETLDKLRAAGQDATGAIVVAVDNGDQFRSDEYIPWPSAALKDQPHQGGQGDPYVDFLAQTLKPYVDSHYRTQPDAAHTGIAGSSLGGLISVYAALKYPKVFGEVGVFSPAFWVCNDSLLTYAKTHKAASTARFYFVCGPKESETMLPLMKAWRDELRAQGVPAANLAFSAPADGQHREWFWRREFPVAYKFMFSPTAKTKASARKATPSKAASHKAGLSK; encoded by the coding sequence ATGATTATAAAAGCCCTGCTGACCAGCAGCCTTGTGCTTGGGCTGAGCCCTGTGTTTGCCCAAGCCATTCTGAAAATCACCAAGGTGCCGGCCACCACGCCGGCTAGCGATACACTGTTCGTAGCCGGCTCCTTCAACAACTGGAACCCGCACAATCCGCGGTTTGCGCTGAAAAAGAATGCCGACGGCACGTATCAAATAAGCCTGCCGCTGAGTGCGGGACCGGCCGAATACAAGTTTACCCGCGGCAGCTGGGCCGCCGTGGAAGTAGACGACAAAAACCAGCAGATTGCCAATCGGAAAGCGGATTTGAGTTCGGCCCGCGAAGTCACGCACCAAGTGTTGGCCTGGGACGACCAGAGCGGCGCGGCTGCCAAGCCAAAAGTGCATACGGCCAGCCCCCGGGTGCGCGTACTGGCTAATTCCTTCGTGATACCGCAGCTCAGCCGGCAGCGCCGGGTATGGGTGTATCTGCCCGCCGACTATGCCCAGAAGCCCTCTCAGCGCTACCCCGTGCTATACATGCACGATGGCCAGAACGTGTTCGACGACGCCACCAGCTTCGGCGGCGAGTGGGGCGTAGACGAGACGCTGGACAAGCTGCGCGCCGCCGGCCAGGACGCGACGGGCGCCATCGTAGTGGCCGTTGACAACGGCGACCAGTTTCGCTCCGACGAATACATTCCCTGGCCCAGCGCCGCCTTGAAAGACCAGCCCCACCAGGGTGGCCAGGGCGACCCGTACGTTGACTTTCTGGCTCAAACCCTGAAGCCCTACGTGGACTCCCACTACCGCACCCAGCCCGACGCAGCCCATACCGGCATCGCCGGCTCCAGCCTGGGCGGGCTGATATCGGTGTATGCCGCCTTGAAGTACCCCAAAGTATTCGGCGAGGTTGGCGTGTTTTCCCCAGCCTTCTGGGTGTGCAACGACTCTCTCTTAACTTATGCTAAAACCCACAAGGCTGCTTCCACAGCACGTTTTTATTTCGTGTGCGGCCCCAAGGAATCGGAAACCATGCTGCCGCTGATGAAGGCCTGGCGCGATGAACTGCGTGCCCAGGGAGTGCCCGCCGCCAATCTAGCTTTTTCCGCCCCGGCCGATGGCCAGCACCGCGAGTGGTTCTGGCGCCGGGAGTTTCCAGTTGCTTACAAGTTCATGTTTAGCCCAACGGCCAAAACCAAGGCTTCAGCAAGAAAGGCTACTCCTAGTAAGGCTGCTTCTCATAAGGCTGGACTTAGCAAATAA